A region from the Benincasa hispida cultivar B227 chromosome 12, ASM972705v1, whole genome shotgun sequence genome encodes:
- the LOC120067943 gene encoding tRNA pseudouridine synthase A 1 isoform X3 has protein sequence MRCWAVGSPVLPPISLPLSPAIPFPNGASSSSSRGSPNAEDSSCIIAPPFPSFKWRLLIAYDGTRYAGWQYQRSPPTIQCLIEEALIGATKLERKDLHLVGASRTDKGVHAWGQVAHFITPFNYDSLESVHAALNGLLPVDIRVREISPAAPDFHARFSTLSKVYHYKIYNGAILDPFQRCYTYHCVYKLNYAAMKEAANYFVGKHDFSAFTNAAHNDRVGPLVQLEVEGSGFLYRQVRNMVGLLVQIGKEAIPPDVVPKILASQDRRELAKYASGVPPQGLCLVSINYKEDHLKLPSDCPGTSVGRNRSVSKCKLPFY, from the exons ATGAGGTGCTGGGCGGTGGGTTCGCCTGTTCTTCCTCCCATTTCCCTTCCCCTTTCACCAGCCATTCCATTTCCAAATGGCGCTTCATCTTCCTCCAGTCGTGGATCCCCG AATGCGGAGGATTCCTCTTGTATCATAGCACCCCCTTTCCCCAGCTTCAAATGGCGGCTGCTCATCGCTTATGACGGTACTCGATACGCAG GCTGGCAATATCAGAGGTCACCACCCACTATCCAGTGCCTCATTGAAGAAGCCTTGATTGGAGCAACAAAGCTTGAAAGGAAGGATCTCCATTTAGTTGGTGCAAGCAGAACCGATAAAGGAGTTCATGCCTGGGGTCAG GTGGCTCACTTTATTACGCCATTTAACTACGATAGCTTGGAAAGCGTCCATGCTGCACTGAATGGTCTTCTTCCCGTGGATATAAGAGTTCGAGAGATCAGTCCTGCTGCACCTGACTTTCATGCTCGGTTTTCTACATTAAGCAAGGTTTATCACTACAAGATATATAATGGCGCGATCTTGGATCCATTTCAGCGTTGCTACACTTACCATTGTGTTTATAAACTCAACTATGCAGCCATGAAAGAAGCTGCAAATTATTTCGTTGGGAAGCATGATTTTTCTGCTTTTACAAATGCAGCGCATAATGATCGAGTG GGACCTCTTGTGCAGCTAGAAGTTGAGGGTTCTGGGTTCTTGTATAGACAAGTTCGGAATATG GTTGGCTTGTTGGTTCAAATTGGAAAGGAAGCAATTCCTCCTGATGTTGTTCCTAAGATTTTGGCTTCTCAAGATCGCAGGGAGCTTGCGAAGTATGCTTCGGGCGTTCCTCCTCAGGGGCTGTGTCTTGTGAGTATTAATTATAAAGAGGACCATTTAAAGCTTCCATCTGATTGCCCTGGGACTAGTGTTGGTAGGAATCGTAGTGTGAGCAAATGTAAACTCcctttttattga
- the LOC120067943 gene encoding tRNA pseudouridine synthase A 1 isoform X2: MRCWAVGSPVLPPISLPLSPAIPFPNGASSSSSRGSPNAEDSSCIIAPPFPSFKWRLLIAYDGTRYAGWQYQRSPPTIQCLIEEALIGATKLERKDLHLVGASRTDKGVHAWGQVAHFITPFNYDSLESVHAALNGLLPVDIRVREISPAAPDFHARFSTLSKVYHYKIYNGAILDPFQRCYTYHCVYKLNYAAMKEAANYFVGKHDFSAFTNAAHNDRVVNPVKGPLVQLEVEGSGFLYRQVRNMVGLLVQIGKEAIPPDVVPKILASQDRRELAKYASGVPPQGLCLVSINYKEDHLKLPSDCPGTSVGRNRSVSKCKLPFY; encoded by the exons ATGAGGTGCTGGGCGGTGGGTTCGCCTGTTCTTCCTCCCATTTCCCTTCCCCTTTCACCAGCCATTCCATTTCCAAATGGCGCTTCATCTTCCTCCAGTCGTGGATCCCCG AATGCGGAGGATTCCTCTTGTATCATAGCACCCCCTTTCCCCAGCTTCAAATGGCGGCTGCTCATCGCTTATGACGGTACTCGATACGCAG GCTGGCAATATCAGAGGTCACCACCCACTATCCAGTGCCTCATTGAAGAAGCCTTGATTGGAGCAACAAAGCTTGAAAGGAAGGATCTCCATTTAGTTGGTGCAAGCAGAACCGATAAAGGAGTTCATGCCTGGGGTCAG GTGGCTCACTTTATTACGCCATTTAACTACGATAGCTTGGAAAGCGTCCATGCTGCACTGAATGGTCTTCTTCCCGTGGATATAAGAGTTCGAGAGATCAGTCCTGCTGCACCTGACTTTCATGCTCGGTTTTCTACATTAAGCAAGGTTTATCACTACAAGATATATAATGGCGCGATCTTGGATCCATTTCAGCGTTGCTACACTTACCATTGTGTTTATAAACTCAACTATGCAGCCATGAAAGAAGCTGCAAATTATTTCGTTGGGAAGCATGATTTTTCTGCTTTTACAAATGCAGCGCATAATGATCGAGTGGTAAATCCAGTGAAG GGACCTCTTGTGCAGCTAGAAGTTGAGGGTTCTGGGTTCTTGTATAGACAAGTTCGGAATATG GTTGGCTTGTTGGTTCAAATTGGAAAGGAAGCAATTCCTCCTGATGTTGTTCCTAAGATTTTGGCTTCTCAAGATCGCAGGGAGCTTGCGAAGTATGCTTCGGGCGTTCCTCCTCAGGGGCTGTGTCTTGTGAGTATTAATTATAAAGAGGACCATTTAAAGCTTCCATCTGATTGCCCTGGGACTAGTGTTGGTAGGAATCGTAGTGTGAGCAAATGTAAACTCcctttttattga
- the LOC120067943 gene encoding tRNA pseudouridine synthase A 1 isoform X1, with product MRCWAVGSPVLPPISLPLSPAIPFPNGASSSSSRGSPNAEDSSCIIAPPFPSFKWRLLIAYDGTRYAGWQYQRSPPTIQCLIEEALIGATKLERKDLHLVGASRTDKGVHAWGQVAHFITPFNYDSLESVHAALNGLLPVDIRVREISPAAPDFHARFSTLSKVYHYKIYNGAILDPFQRCYTYHCVYKLNYAAMKEAANYFVGKHDFSAFTNAAHNDRVVNPVKVIFRFDVIDMGPLVQLEVEGSGFLYRQVRNMVGLLVQIGKEAIPPDVVPKILASQDRRELAKYASGVPPQGLCLVSINYKEDHLKLPSDCPGTSVGRNRSVSKCKLPFY from the exons ATGAGGTGCTGGGCGGTGGGTTCGCCTGTTCTTCCTCCCATTTCCCTTCCCCTTTCACCAGCCATTCCATTTCCAAATGGCGCTTCATCTTCCTCCAGTCGTGGATCCCCG AATGCGGAGGATTCCTCTTGTATCATAGCACCCCCTTTCCCCAGCTTCAAATGGCGGCTGCTCATCGCTTATGACGGTACTCGATACGCAG GCTGGCAATATCAGAGGTCACCACCCACTATCCAGTGCCTCATTGAAGAAGCCTTGATTGGAGCAACAAAGCTTGAAAGGAAGGATCTCCATTTAGTTGGTGCAAGCAGAACCGATAAAGGAGTTCATGCCTGGGGTCAG GTGGCTCACTTTATTACGCCATTTAACTACGATAGCTTGGAAAGCGTCCATGCTGCACTGAATGGTCTTCTTCCCGTGGATATAAGAGTTCGAGAGATCAGTCCTGCTGCACCTGACTTTCATGCTCGGTTTTCTACATTAAGCAAGGTTTATCACTACAAGATATATAATGGCGCGATCTTGGATCCATTTCAGCGTTGCTACACTTACCATTGTGTTTATAAACTCAACTATGCAGCCATGAAAGAAGCTGCAAATTATTTCGTTGGGAAGCATGATTTTTCTGCTTTTACAAATGCAGCGCATAATGATCGAGTGGTAAATCCAGTGAAGGTCATTTTTCGTTTTGATGTCATAGATATG GGACCTCTTGTGCAGCTAGAAGTTGAGGGTTCTGGGTTCTTGTATAGACAAGTTCGGAATATG GTTGGCTTGTTGGTTCAAATTGGAAAGGAAGCAATTCCTCCTGATGTTGTTCCTAAGATTTTGGCTTCTCAAGATCGCAGGGAGCTTGCGAAGTATGCTTCGGGCGTTCCTCCTCAGGGGCTGTGTCTTGTGAGTATTAATTATAAAGAGGACCATTTAAAGCTTCCATCTGATTGCCCTGGGACTAGTGTTGGTAGGAATCGTAGTGTGAGCAAATGTAAACTCcctttttattga
- the LOC120068228 gene encoding protein TRIGALACTOSYLDIACYLGLYCEROL 4, chloroplastic yields the protein MMKKLRWAMDGQGFWDLDVSTPRTLDGSASPVPSHLHLLPLGLSRGVRLSRAKQIDFMQSFMAAPFVPSYSPSHGFSLQRVFSIPFSDSGSVTLLGQFNLQKFISSLKKSGVGDMGQSLSSFLQCIGRHLCHRSLYALGISSDILLPPDDSLMISFDGYGDNEIVRTKAVFHHKFLHHDLTMEAFSPGLFVDKSGKYWDVPSALVVDLGSAASESGLSYHLSMHQNTGSPSQSGSEQARSSPLCLLPGLSAKAAFAFKKNLEIWRSNAKKLKMVQPYDIFLSTPHVSLSGIIGAVATTYFGDNSIRSAAQDSLPEFKGLYLQTSRIRSTVFADVFASISFSAQYGMFQRKYLDLTCFSARMDFHSGSKFLSGAMLLIDDLSNSRHPRTESVRATLPSARFSLQQQIAGPVSFRADSGVAIDLNKAGWGLLGVDEPTFALEYALQVLGSAKAIAWYSPKHREFMVELRFYET from the exons ATGATGAAGAAGCTAAGATGGGCAATGGACGGGCAAGGGTTTTGGGATCTGGATGTTTCAACACCTAGAACACTCGATGGGTCTGCTTCCCCTGTTCCTTCTCATTTACACTTACTTCCTTTGGGATTATCCAGAGGCGTTCGTCTTTCCAGGGCTAAGCAGATCGATTTCATGCAGAGCTTCATGGCCGCTCCTTTTGTTCCTTCTTATTCCCCCTCCCATGGCTTCTCTCTCCAACGCGTCTTCTCCATCCCCTTTTCAGATTCTGG CTCTGTTACTCTCTTAGGCCAGTTCAATTTGCAGAAATTCATCTCTTCTCTTAAGAAATCTGGTGTTGGAGACATGGGTCAGTCGCTTTCTTCATTTCTGCAATGCATTGGAAGGCATCTTTGCCATAGGTCTTTGTATGCTCTTGGTATCTCTTCTGATATCTTGTTACCACCTGATGATTCCTTGATGATTAGCTTCGATGGATATGGTGACAATGAAATAGTTCGAACAAAAGCAGTATTCCACCACAAG TTCCTTCATCATGATCTAACAATGGAGGCATTTTCTCCAGGACTTTTTGTGGACAAATCTGGAAAATATTGGGATGTGCCTTCTGCACTAGTTGTTGATTTAGGTTCTGCTGCTTCTGAATCGGGTCTAAGTTATCATTTGTCTATGCACCAGAATACTGGGTCTCCCTCGCAATCTGGAAGTGAACAGGCCCGTTCATCTCCTTTGTGTCTACTTCCTGGTCTATCAGCCAAAGCTGCTTTTGCCTTTAAGAAGAACTTGGAAATCTGGAGAAGCAATGCCAAGAAGTTAAAGATGGTGCAACCGTATGACATTTTCCTATCAACTCCTCATGTTTCATTATCAGGGATCATTG GTGCTGTGGCTACTACCTACTTTGGAGACAATTCGATTAGATCAGCAGCACAAGACAGTCTTCCGGAATTTAAGGGACTTTACCTGCAGACTTCTAGAATAAGATCTACTGTTTTTGCAGATGTATTCGCTTCCATTTCCTTTTCAGCTCAGTATGGGATGTTTCAAAGAAAATATCTGGATCTTACCTGTTTTTCTGCACGTATGGATTTCCATTCTGGCTCCAAGTTTCTTTCAGGAGCCATGCTTTTGATAGATGATCTTTCCAACTCCCGCCACCCAAGAACCGAATCTGTGAGAGCGACCTTGCCTAGTGCTAGATTTTCCCTTCAGCAGCAG ATCGCTGGACCTGTCAGCTTTAGAGCAGATTCAGGAGTTGCAATAGATTTGAATAAAGCAGGGTGGGGTTTATTAGGAGTGGATGAGCCTACATTTGCCTTGGAATATGCTTTACAGGTCCTTGGTTCAGCTAAAGCCATTGCTTGGTATTCACCAAAGCACAGGGAATTTATGGTAGAGCTTCGTTTCTATGAGACCTGA
- the LOC120067125 gene encoding 5'-nucleotidase domain-containing protein 4 — MAAAASLGNPALTRVTLLGRINKEQLLTSRRAQKMTLCLCAMDSKSVGVGGDVFSVTSSAKSGVDYLGQSTKGDMNVKLEHLEAFGVDGEETLEGPIEEVARLEAHEAEDLLRDLGIPSPSSRNSPHGIFCSRTLNLRSISAIGYDMDYTLMHYNVMAWEGRAYDYCMENLRNMGFPVDGLAFDPDLVIRGLVIDKERGNLVKADRFGYIKRAMHGTKMLSTRDVSEIYGRELVDLRKENRWEFLNTLFSVSEAVAYMQMVDRLDDGAIGAALGPLDYKGLYKAVGKALFRAHVEGQLKSEIMSNPELFVEPDPVLPLTLLDQKEAGKKLLLITNSDYHYTDKMMQHSFNRFLPNDMGWRDLFDIVIVSARKPEFFQMSHPLYEVVTGEGLMRPCFKAVAGGLYSGGSAQMVENSLNIHGDEILYVGDHIYTDVSQSKLHLRWRTALILRELEEEYSALIHSRGHRASLIELINQKEVVGDLFNQLRLALQRRTQGRPAQTLAATNLDDEELTESMQKLLIVMQRLDQKIAPMLEADGDLFNKRWGFLSRAGLWDKSHLMRQIEKYADIYTSRVSNFLHYTPFTYFRSQEQTLAHDSYSFYCSHDETTIDR, encoded by the exons ATGGCCGCGGCCGCTTCTCTGGGGAACCCTGCTCTTACCAGAGTCACTTTACTTGGTCGTATAAACAAAGAGCAGTTGTTGACTTCGCGCAGAGCTCAGAAGATGACGCTCTGTCTGTGCGCCATGGATTCCAAATCAGTAGGTGTTGGAGGTGATGTATTTTCTGTCACGTCGTCGGCCAAGTCCGGAGTTGATTATCTTGGACAGAGCACTAAAGGAGATATGAATGTCAAACTCGAACATCTTGAGGCTTTTG GCGTAGATGGTGAAGAAACCTTAGAAGGTCCAATCGAGGAAGTTGCGAGGTTGGAGGCACATGAAGCGGAGGATCTTCTTAGAGATTTAGGAATCCCG AGTCCTTCATCAAGAAATTCACCACATGGTATATTTTGTAGCCGAACATTGAATCTTCGATCAATCAGTGCCATTGGATACGACATGGACTACACTTTGATGCATTATAATGTCATG GCTTGGGAGGGAAGAGCTTATGACTACTGTATGGAAAACTTAAGGAACATGGGTTTCCCCGTCGATGGACTTGCTTTTGACCCAGATTTG GTTATAAGAGGCCTTGTCATAGACAAGGAGAGAGGTAACTTAGTAAAGGCTGATCGTTTTGGTTATATAAAAAGAGCAATGCATGGAACAAAGATGCTGTCTACTCGAGATGTAAG TGAGATTTATGGGAGGGAATTGGTGGATCTGCGTAAGGAGAATCGATGGGAGTTCCTAAATACACTATTTTCTGTATCAGAGGCTGTTGCTTATATGCAG ATGGTAGACAGATTGGATGATGGAGCCATAGGAGCAGCACTTGGTCCACTTGATTATAAAGGACTCTACAAG GCTGTTGGGAAAGCACTATTCAGGGCACATGTCGAGGGTCAGCTTAAG AGTGAGATAATGTCTAATCCTGAATTATTTGTCGAGCCTGACCCTGTACTGCCATTGACCCTATTGGATCAAAAAGAG GCTGGAAAAAAGCTTTTGCTTATCACCAACTCGGATTATCATTACACAGATAAAATGATGCAGCATTCTTTTAATAGATTCCTTCCAAATGATATGGGATGGCGAGATCTATTTGATATA GTAATAGTCTCAGCAAGAAAGCCAGAATTTTTCCAGATGTCTCATCCATTGTACGAGGTGGTGACTGGCGAGGGTCTCATGCGCCCATGCTTCAAGGCTGTCGCAG GGGGCTTGTACTCTGGTGGCAGCGCACAAATGGTTGAGAATTCTTTAAACATTCATGGTGATGAGATATTGTATGTAGGTGATCATATTTACACCGATGTAAGCCAATCTAAATTACACTTGCGCTGGAGAACAGCATTAATTCTACGAGAATTGGAAGAAGAG TATAGTGCTTTGATTCATAGTCGTGGACATCGAGCATCTCTCATTGAGCTTATAAATCAAAAGGAAGTCGTTGGGGATCTATTCAATCAACTTCGGCTTGCTTTGCAAAGGCGTACTCAAGGTCGTCCTGCTCAA ACCCTTGCAGCGACTAACTTGGATGATGAGGAACTCACTGAAAGCATGCAAAAGCTGCTCATAGTCATGCAAAGATTAGACCAGAAAATTGCTCCAATGCTAGAAGCCGATGGAGATCTATTCAACAAAAG GTGGGGTTTTCTTTCCCGGGCAGGCCTATGGGATAAAAGCCATTTGATGAGACAAATTGAGAA GTATGCAGATATATACACTTCGAGGGTTTCGAACTTCTTACACTACACGCCATTCACGTATTTCCGCTCGCAAGAACAG ACATTGGCTCATGACTCGTATTCATTCTACTGTTCGCATGATGAAACCACTATTGACAGATAA